Within Limanda limanda chromosome 1, fLimLim1.1, whole genome shotgun sequence, the genomic segment CTCCGCCCGCTTTCGTTACCTGATGGCCGAACGCCTTGGCATTCACTCGAGCTCCTTCAACGGCTGGGTGCTGGGCGAGCACGGAGACACGAGTGGTGGGTACACACACAACGCTGATGTTGGTCATCTCTCTGTCGGGAATCGTTCATGCTGAAAAAGATTGTGAATCTGCATGATAATCATACAAAGTAACTGTATGTGTTTTTCTAGTTCCTGTGTGGAGTGGAGCAAACGTAGCTGGAGTCAACCTGCAGAAGCTGAATCCGGACATCGGCACAGATTCTGATAAAGAGCAGTGGAaggccacacacaaagaggTGGTGGACAGGTACACTGTGTTTAATTTAACAGATATTATTTCGAAagtaacaacaataatattaatactaCTTCTATTAATCGAAGATTGTCAATGATCCAttcatgtattattattattattatgattattatgattattattattattacttttactattattattaatgcatattgtttacatttataatctcattattgttattattagtggtggttgtggtggtatCAAATTAAGATTCAATTATTTCATTTTCCCTGCTATAGTTACACCTCTGCATCTGCATATATAATTAATGCTTGCAACAGTAAcattttacagtgtgtgtgtgcgtgtgcacaaATCATTGTACATTATTAAACAATTATTTAGTTGAAGTACAACCTGCAGGTTTTCTtatgctatctatctataataTGGTTATTATATGATTTATTAGTGCTAAGGGTTTCCTCTTCCAGGCTTATTTTGGACTTAAAGGTGTCAATAGAACACATTGACCAAATATTTGCACTCATTACAAAAACCTAAATGTACAGATGTCAATTGGATGGTAACCTGcatgacaaacaaaacaacatataaACATTATTTATACTATATACTATGAAACAAGTTATGATAATAACCTCTGTATCAAAAATAGTTGAGATTTGAAGCAGCCAACAATGTCTAACAGAGGCACATGTCATAATAATGTCATAGCTAAGTACTGTGTTGTGTCTCAGTGCCTATGAGGTGATCAAGCTGAAGGGCTACACCAACTGGGCCATCGGCCTGAGCGTGGCTGACCTGACGGAGAGCATCGTCAAGAACATGAGCCGGGTGCACCCCGTCTCCACCATGGTCAAGGTCAGTCACATTTGgtaatttgattattatttgaatTTTGATTATCAATTTGATTATGTAGTTTATCTTTTTCATGGTTGAATTATTTTGCAGCAAGTCAGTGTTGACAGTTTATTGTTATGtctgtgatgttgtgatgttgcTCTGTTTGGCTTTGCCAGGTATGTCGGGTCAGATCAGCAGGTCGATCAGGGAGAGTTACAACAGGTTTGCAAAGATCAGGTGtctgagagaggaggggctgggcaGACTCAAAGTGACAGAAAATGGGTGAAGTTTACTGCATTAGATAACAATTTAGTCAACTTATTGCATTTATCTGCTGTATTTGTGCAGATAGATGGAATTGTCAGATCAGCAGTAGCCCAGCAGAGTCCTAAGTTGGTCTTGTGTTCGCCGTGTTGAGTGTGGTTTCgacttttctttctgtttagcTCACCTTATACTTGCCAGCGCAGGTGGTAGGTTCCAGGCAGGTGAGGCTATAAAGGAAAATGCCAGTCAGTAGTGAAGGTGGGAGAGAGGAGTTGGCCGCTTTCTGTGAGGCTAGCATGATTTGCCTTTGTTGTATTACCTAGGTatcattttgtatttctgttgtcttctgctgtttttgttaataaaataaaaaaagattcacCTGCTCATGTTTCTTCAGTATTCCctttttttcaagtttacaGTGCCAAATAACATCCTCCAACCCAATTTGGGGAAGTGGTGCTACATTTGGCTTAAAAAGACATACTTACTGATTACTTATTCATCTGTGAATCAAAAATTACATTGAACAAAAAACGTTTACTTCTTTACTCCTCCACTACTGCTGTGGCCTGTTAATACTGTGTCCCTGGCACCATTCACCCCACACACAGGAGTACAAATGTGTACACGGTGTCGGTGTAAAATGCTTTCTAAAGCATTCAAAATATGCTCAcaatatttccttttctttcttagATTGATGTGTTCACCAATCCCATGTCTCTGTTAAATATGGAGCTAATATGAGAATGTAGATAGCCTAGTTTAGCAGgaagactgactgactgacttgcTCTGTCTAAATTTCTAAAATTCAGCTCTCCACACTCATGAGTGACCACGTTGTTATTCATGTTCATTCTGTCAGTCTccacagtttgttgttgatcaCCACTTATTGAATAAAATTTGTTTTCAAAGGTGTAAAATCTTATTTCGCAGCTCATTGTTTCCGCTCTGCCCTCTCCTCTCTATCCAGCCCTCACATATcgacacagtaacacacacattgactaCGGTAGTAAGACTGTTTCAAAACAATATTGTTTGGTCTTAGGGAACAGAAATGACACGTGTTTGTATGTAAAGTGGGGAAGTGAAATCTGGTCACCAGCGGTCACTGGAGACACATGAAAGACAGAGGTTCCCCTGAGTTCATGTCTACTTGTGCTATGATCTCTCAGCACAGATATTAATAGATATTTCCCTAAATGTTGAATTATTCCTTTAACACTGTGTCTGGCACCTGTCACCCCCATGCAGCAATATGCCTTTATATAGTATAAACATGTGACGTCCTCTTCACCTAACTGCTGCCGGCGTGTGTTTCCTCAGGACATGTATGGTATCGGCGAGGAGGTCTTCCTGTCTCTGCCCTGTGTGCTGAACAGCACAGGCGTCAGCAGCGTCGTCAACATGACCCTGACGGACGCCGAGGTGGGCCAGCTGAGGAAGAGTGCCGACACTCTGTGGGGCATCCAGAAGGACCTCAAGGACATTTGAGCCTACtgtacctgcacacacactcacagtggtGCTGAGGCCagctgacacacgcacacactccttCATAACATCCCTCTCTCTTAGACTGTGTCTCGCTCTCTTTAAAGGATGATATCAGTGTTTTAAGCCCAAAAACACTATAATAAGCACATTTGCCCCCAAACAGCtcgtagttggtgtttgtgtgttggtgttagGAGATGTAAGCTGACCTCTGTTGTTGTACTCTGAATGGATATCTTATGTTTCAGCTGTTTTAGACCAGGACCAAGCACAATCCCCACAAGTGTCACAGTCCTCCTCCACCGCTTAGTGGTTCAGAGAAAGACCCTTCACATCCAAAAGCACACAGCTTCCCTGCAGCCTTCACCTGAAACTGGTAAAGTGGTAGAGCAGACAAGCGACTGCACACATAGCTCATTATGAGTGTAAAGgtttatctctccctcttgttttaAAGAAACTGAGCTGCAAAGGAGGTGTAGTGATGTCCAGctcatgttattttatttttttctgactgTCTGACCTTGTGTGTTTGAAACCACAATGTGTAACTTAATAAACTGAACATCATAAAGAGTGCCTTGTGTATGCGAGTGTTTTATTCTGGAAAAACAAAGCTTCTATAAATGATGCAAACCAGTCACAAGATTCATCATTTGTCCAGTAAATTAGATAAACACACCGCTATCTTGGTTAAAAgttgcaaacacaacaaatacagtATTCTAAATGGATGGTATACATTTCACATAAAACCATTAAATATGTGTCAAACCggg encodes:
- the ldhba gene encoding L-lactate dehydrogenase B-A chain isoform X2, which codes for MSSVLQKLISPLATGPAEPPRNKVTVVGVGQVGMACAVSILLRDLCDELALVDVMEDRLKGEMMDLQHGSLFLKTSKIVADKVDVLTYVTWKLSGLPKHRVIGSGTNLDSARFRYLMAERLGIHSSSFNGWVLGEHGDTSVPVWSGANVAGVNLQKLNPDIGTDSDKEQWKATHKEVVDSAYEVIKLKGYTNWAIGLSVADLTESIVKNMSRVHPVSTMVKDMYGIGEEVFLSLPCVLNSTGVSSVVNMTLTDAEVGQLRKSADTLWGIQKDLKDI
- the ldhba gene encoding L-lactate dehydrogenase B-A chain isoform X1, which codes for MSSVLQKLISPLATGPAEPPRNKVTVVGVGQVGMACAVSILLRDLCDELALVDVMEDRLKGEMMDLQHGSLFLKTSKIVADKDYSVSANSRLVVVTAGVRQQEGESRLNLVQRNINVFKSIIPQIVKYSPNCTLIVVSNPVDVLTYVTWKLSGLPKHRVIGSGTNLDSARFRYLMAERLGIHSSSFNGWVLGEHGDTSVPVWSGANVAGVNLQKLNPDIGTDSDKEQWKATHKEVVDSAYEVIKLKGYTNWAIGLSVADLTESIVKNMSRVHPVSTMVKDMYGIGEEVFLSLPCVLNSTGVSSVVNMTLTDAEVGQLRKSADTLWGIQKDLKDI